One segment of Candidatus Delongbacteria bacterium DNA contains the following:
- a CDS encoding efflux RND transporter permease subunit: MSPLPEPADPLQRHGFVAFITSRPVAVTMLVLAVMVFGLISMQRLPLTLMPDISYPSITLRTVWEGAAPEEVEQFISRPIEQAMGVVAGKVSISSLSRAGQSDVVVEFGWDNDMDLSIQDLREKLETVRLPDDAERPLILRYDPALDPVLRVGLTWQDGAGDESALRSLRLLGEERVKLELEKLPGVAAVKVKGGLEEEIRVELDEAELSLRGLDIQSISRQLASENVNLAGGNLKEGRSEYVVRVLSEFKSLAEIADTRLRTADGAFITLGDIATIRRTGRDAETLTRVEGRPAVEIEIHKEADANVVRVAASLRKRLFGQDKPGTAGLPADSSQAAAAEKSSGRPGKGGPPQPMGPEPLAKQLGGQGVALSLLADQSTFIQGSLDELRSNAVQGGLLAVLILFLFLRSVGPTLIVALTIPLSIVATFGPMQLSSLSLNVMSLGGLALGIGMLVDNAIVVLESIHRCRAEGDDRLRAAIRGTGEVAQAVTASTLTTVAVFFPMVFVEGVAGQVFGDLALVVVFSLSASLVFALTFIPMLAALGARGAEAGAPDSPADPAPERPGGWRGQRALLLGRPAAWEQTRRSARSLNQWRRAGRAWRSLAWLPAWGLLLLRLPVLVLLDVVARVVQVLAWVLTLGLAWSGRRLGAAFGGLGRLLERLGGRFDRGGAGNQAYPRTMRRVLERPQGLLTGVLLLLALAVALLPRLGRELIPLLHQGEFFVEAELPVGSPLERTAERLAPLEAFLRAQPEVAGVALVAGADTQGGIDTEGGEHLARLTVRLKDTGDPRGAEERVLARLRPFLLNLPDVKSRVGHPVLFSYKTPVEVQITGHDLADLRASARRVAAALADLPGLADLHTTSGGGNPEIHVRFRRAELARLGLELQSVGALLRHKVLGEVETEFRDVEQRVDIRVRLRPEDLLGVEDIRALIVNPGQAVPIPLSAVAEVFLSEGPSEIRRLEQERTALIRANLSGLDLGRAVPQLRQRLAALDWPEGQRWEVTGQSTEMQRSLSSLYLALALAVFLVYVVMASQFESLIHPLVILMAVPLAFLGVVPALWLLGVPVSILVFLGAILLVGIVVNNAILLVDTINLFRGEGLERREAVVKAGAQRLRPILMTTLTTVLGLAPLALGLGDGAELRRPMAITVIVGLSTSTLLTLFVIPVLYEFAETATARVRTWLGHAREARP, translated from the coding sequence ATGTCGCCACTCCCCGAACCCGCCGATCCACTTCAGCGCCACGGTTTCGTGGCCTTCATTACCAGCCGGCCCGTGGCCGTGACCATGCTGGTGCTGGCCGTGATGGTCTTCGGTCTGATCTCAATGCAGCGCCTGCCCCTGACGCTGATGCCCGACATCAGCTACCCCAGCATCACCCTGCGCACGGTCTGGGAGGGCGCCGCCCCGGAAGAGGTGGAGCAGTTTATCTCGCGGCCGATCGAGCAGGCCATGGGCGTGGTGGCGGGCAAAGTCTCCATCTCCAGCCTCTCCCGCGCCGGCCAGTCCGACGTGGTGGTGGAGTTCGGCTGGGACAACGACATGGACCTCTCCATCCAGGACCTGCGCGAGAAACTGGAGACCGTCCGCCTGCCCGATGACGCGGAGCGCCCGCTGATCCTGCGCTACGATCCCGCGCTGGATCCCGTCCTGCGCGTGGGCCTGACCTGGCAAGACGGCGCGGGTGACGAGTCCGCCCTGCGCAGCCTGCGCCTGCTGGGCGAGGAACGGGTCAAGCTCGAGCTGGAGAAGCTGCCCGGCGTGGCCGCCGTCAAGGTCAAGGGCGGCCTGGAGGAGGAGATCCGCGTCGAGCTGGACGAGGCCGAACTGAGCCTGCGCGGGCTGGACATCCAGTCCATCTCCCGCCAGCTGGCCTCGGAGAACGTCAACCTGGCGGGCGGCAATTTGAAGGAGGGCCGCTCGGAGTACGTGGTGCGCGTGCTGTCTGAATTCAAGAGCCTGGCGGAGATCGCGGACACGCGCCTGCGCACGGCGGACGGCGCGTTCATCACCCTGGGCGACATCGCCACCATCCGGCGCACGGGGCGCGACGCCGAGACCCTGACCCGGGTGGAGGGCCGCCCGGCGGTTGAGATCGAGATCCACAAGGAGGCCGACGCCAACGTGGTGCGAGTGGCGGCCAGCCTGCGCAAGCGCCTGTTCGGCCAGGACAAACCCGGGACGGCCGGGCTCCCGGCGGATTCCAGCCAGGCGGCGGCCGCCGAGAAGAGCTCCGGTCGCCCCGGCAAGGGCGGCCCGCCCCAACCCATGGGCCCGGAGCCGCTGGCCAAGCAGCTGGGCGGCCAGGGCGTGGCGCTCTCCCTGTTGGCGGATCAGAGCACGTTCATCCAGGGCAGCCTGGACGAACTGCGCTCCAACGCCGTGCAGGGCGGTCTGCTGGCCGTGCTGATCCTCTTCCTCTTCCTGCGCAGCGTGGGGCCCACGCTGATCGTGGCGCTGACCATCCCGCTCTCCATCGTGGCGACCTTCGGTCCCATGCAGCTCAGCTCGCTCTCGCTCAACGTGATGAGCCTGGGCGGCCTGGCCCTGGGCATCGGCATGCTGGTGGACAACGCCATCGTGGTGCTGGAATCCATCCACCGCTGCCGGGCCGAGGGCGACGACCGCCTGCGGGCGGCCATCCGGGGCACGGGGGAGGTGGCCCAGGCGGTGACGGCCTCCACGCTCACCACCGTGGCCGTGTTCTTTCCCATGGTCTTCGTGGAAGGCGTGGCCGGCCAGGTCTTCGGCGACCTGGCGCTGGTGGTGGTGTTCTCCCTCAGCGCCTCGCTGGTCTTCGCGCTGACCTTCATCCCCATGCTGGCCGCCCTGGGCGCCCGGGGGGCGGAGGCCGGCGCGCCGGATTCCCCGGCAGACCCAGCGCCGGAGCGGCCCGGCGGTTGGCGCGGGCAGCGGGCCTTGTTGCTGGGCCGGCCGGCGGCCTGGGAGCAGACCCGCCGGTCGGCGCGCTCCCTGAACCAGTGGCGGCGCGCGGGCCGCGCGTGGCGCAGCCTGGCCTGGCTCCCGGCCTGGGGCCTGCTGCTGCTCCGCCTGCCCGTGCTGGTGCTGCTGGACGTGGTGGCGCGCGTTGTGCAGGTACTGGCCTGGGTCTTGACCTTGGGCCTGGCCTGGAGCGGGCGCCGCCTGGGGGCGGCCTTCGGCGGGCTGGGGCGGCTGTTGGAACGGCTGGGCGGACGCTTCGACCGTGGCGGCGCTGGAAATCAGGCCTACCCGCGAACCATGCGGCGCGTGCTGGAGCGGCCCCAAGGTCTGTTGACGGGGGTGCTGTTGCTGCTCGCCTTGGCCGTGGCCCTGCTGCCCCGGCTGGGCCGCGAACTGATTCCCCTCCTGCATCAGGGCGAGTTCTTCGTGGAGGCCGAACTGCCCGTGGGCAGCCCGCTGGAGCGTACGGCCGAGCGGCTGGCCCCGCTGGAGGCCTTCCTGCGCGCCCAGCCGGAAGTGGCCGGCGTGGCGCTGGTTGCCGGGGCCGACACCCAGGGCGGCATCGACACCGAGGGCGGCGAGCACCTGGCGCGGCTGACGGTGCGGCTGAAGGACACGGGCGACCCGCGCGGCGCCGAGGAGCGCGTGCTGGCCCGCCTGCGGCCCTTCCTGCTGAACCTGCCCGACGTGAAGAGCCGCGTGGGCCACCCCGTGCTCTTCAGCTACAAGACGCCCGTGGAGGTCCAGATCACGGGCCACGACCTGGCCGACCTGCGCGCCAGCGCGCGCCGGGTGGCGGCGGCCCTGGCCGACCTGCCCGGGCTGGCCGACCTGCACACCACCTCCGGCGGCGGCAACCCGGAGATCCACGTGCGCTTCCGGCGCGCCGAGCTGGCCCGGCTGGGGCTGGAGCTGCAGAGCGTGGGTGCGTTGCTCCGCCACAAGGTGCTGGGCGAGGTCGAGACCGAATTCCGCGACGTAGAGCAGCGCGTGGACATCCGCGTGCGCCTGCGGCCGGAGGACCTGCTGGGCGTGGAGGACATCCGCGCGCTGATCGTCAACCCCGGCCAGGCCGTGCCCATTCCCCTCTCCGCCGTGGCCGAGGTCTTCCTGAGCGAGGGCCCCAGCGAGATCCGCCGGCTGGAGCAGGAGCGCACGGCGCTGATCCGCGCCAACCTGAGCGGCCTGGATCTGGGCCGGGCGGTGCCCCAGCTGCGCCAGCGCCTGGCCGCCCTGGACTGGCCGGAAGGCCAGCGCTGGGAGGTGACGGGCCAGAGCACTGAGATGCAGCGCAGCCTGTCCAGCCTCTACCTGGCGCTGGCGCTGGCGGTCTTCCTGGTCTACGTGGTGATGGCCAGCCAATTCGAGAGCCTGATCCACCCGCTGGTGATCCTGATGGCCGTGCCACTGGCCTTCTTGGGCGTGGTGCCGGCCCTCTGGCTGCTGGGCGTGCCCGTTTCCATCCTGGTCTTCCTGGGGGCCATCCTGCTGGTGGGCATCGTGGTCAACAACGCCATCCTGCTGGTGGACACCATCAACCTGTTCCGAGGCGAAGGCCTGGAGCGCCGGGAGGCGGTGGTCAAGGCCGGCGCCCAGCGCTTGCGACCCATCCTGATGACCACGCTGACCACCGTGCTGGGCCTGGCGCCGCTGGCCCTGGGCCTGGGGGACGGCGCCGAGCTGCGGCGGCCGATGGCGATCACGGTGATCGTCGGCCTGAGCACCAGCACGCTGCTCACCCTGTTCGTGATTCCCGTCCTCTATGAGTTCGCGGAGACCGCCACGGCGCGCGTGCGGACCTGGCTGGGCCACGCCCGGGAGGCCCGCCCGTGA
- a CDS encoding DUF4397 domain-containing protein — MNRSMFGLLLLAGLAGGVEAAADLRVAHLSPDAPAVDVWLDNSVALSGVACPAFSPYLEVPAGPHRVRVFATGTNQNPVIDATLPFVDGQALTVAATGLLADGSFGPVVIPDTREVSPTQAWVRFSHSAADAPAVDITLPDGTVLFGDVVFNESTGYLPVAPGSYDLQVRLAGSSTVVLAFQPVALSAGTTLSVFATGTLAAGTLGALAAVDAPGDGSTFLTLESAGTHLRVAHLSPDAPAVDVWLDGAAVLTGVLYPAFSPYLDIPGGSHHVQVYVAGTNQNPVIDATLDFTPGSVTTVAATGLLGDGSFGPLVLTDTRQTSPTEAWVRFVHAAGDAPAVDITLPDGTVLFGDVVFNESLAYLPVAPGSYGLQVRLAGSSTVVLNFLPVELSAGTTLSVFATGSLAAGTLGALVAIDSPGDGSQTLWLEQASAVVAGGGRPLGLELGSAYPNPFNPRTTLGFRLDRAQQVRLSVYNSLGQTVAVLQDGLLGAGEHARSWDAAGVPSGLYYAQLEGQGLSQVRALTLIK; from the coding sequence ATGAACCGCTCGATGTTTGGACTCCTGCTGTTGGCCGGTCTGGCGGGTGGCGTCGAAGCTGCCGCCGACCTGCGCGTGGCCCACCTCAGCCCCGACGCTCCCGCCGTGGATGTCTGGCTGGACAACAGCGTGGCGCTCTCCGGCGTCGCCTGCCCGGCCTTCAGCCCCTACCTGGAAGTGCCCGCCGGGCCGCACCGCGTGCGGGTCTTCGCCACCGGCACCAATCAGAACCCGGTGATCGACGCCACCCTGCCCTTCGTGGACGGACAGGCCCTGACCGTGGCGGCCACCGGCCTGTTGGCGGACGGCAGCTTTGGTCCGGTGGTGATCCCGGACACCCGCGAGGTGTCCCCCACCCAGGCCTGGGTGAGGTTCTCCCACAGCGCGGCGGACGCCCCGGCGGTGGACATCACGCTGCCCGACGGCACGGTGCTGTTCGGCGACGTGGTCTTCAACGAGAGCACGGGCTATCTGCCCGTTGCCCCCGGATCCTACGACCTGCAGGTGCGCCTGGCCGGCAGCTCAACGGTCGTACTGGCCTTCCAGCCCGTGGCGCTGAGCGCGGGCACGACCTTGAGCGTGTTCGCCACCGGCACGCTGGCGGCAGGCACGCTGGGCGCACTGGCCGCCGTGGACGCCCCGGGCGACGGCAGCACCTTTCTGACCCTGGAGTCGGCGGGCACCCACCTGCGCGTGGCGCATCTCAGCCCCGACGCGCCGGCTGTGGACGTCTGGCTGGACGGAGCGGCCGTCCTGACAGGCGTTCTCTACCCGGCCTTCAGCCCCTACCTGGACATCCCCGGCGGCAGCCACCACGTGCAGGTCTACGTCGCGGGCACCAACCAGAACCCGGTGATCGACGCCACGCTGGACTTCACCCCGGGCAGCGTCACCACGGTGGCGGCCACGGGCCTGCTGGGCGACGGCAGTTTCGGTCCCCTGGTCCTGACGGACACGCGGCAGACCTCGCCCACGGAGGCCTGGGTGCGCTTCGTCCACGCGGCCGGCGACGCCCCGGCGGTGGACATCACGCTGCCCGACGGCACGGTCCTGTTCGGCGACGTGGTCTTCAACGAGAGCCTGGCGTACCTGCCCGTCGCCCCGGGCTCCTACGGCCTGCAGGTGCGCCTGGCCGGCAGCTCCACCGTGGTGCTGAACTTCCTGCCCGTGGAGCTGAGCGCGGGCACAACCCTGAGTGTGTTCGCCACCGGCTCGCTGGCGGCGGGTACGCTGGGCGCGCTGGTGGCCATCGACTCCCCGGGGGACGGCAGCCAGACCCTGTGGCTGGAGCAGGCCAGCGCCGTGGTGGCCGGCGGCGGTCGTCCGCTGGGCCTGGAGTTGGGCAGCGCCTATCCCAATCCTTTCAATCCGCGCACCACGCTGGGCTTCCGGCTGGACCGCGCGCAGCAGGTGCGCCTGTCCGTCTACAACAGCCTGGGCCAGACCGTGGCCGTGCTGCAGGACGGCCTGCTGGGGGCGGGTGAGCACGCTCGCAGCTGGGATGCCGCCGGCGTTCCCTCGGGCCTGTATTACGCGCAGCTGGAGGGCCAGGGCCTGAGCCAGGTGCGCGCCCTGACCCTGATCAAGTAG
- a CDS encoding efflux RND transporter permease subunit, whose translation MNLHRWLPELSLKRPVTVLMLFLALGLLGAIALQRVSYEMMPQGFSSPYMGFWVPYPNSTPEEIEERIARPFEDNLRAVHGMKYLESNSQAHGCWFWLQFREGTDLNQAWSQVRDCIDRSLAESSLDIERVVLRRMGMDDEEVYWLGISSSLDPAQARALVEEKLQKPMERLDGVAKVELWGADLKDVLIDLDLQALGAHGVSAWQLVQALSRDNLALSLGTVREGDRRLALRADARWRSLEEIADLPVRVEQRVLRLGDLAHVHLDVPESDWIQRVDRTGALMLGVSRESTANTEQLCRQVDEILAQAGADPELAELRISPLFSQGRYIRESIDNLKGSALWGGLFALLVLYFFLRRWTPTLLITAAIPFCMLITIASIYFAGWSLNIITMMGMMIAVGMVVDNAIVVMESIAITDPPDPARDGSGRAGLANPRHETVVRGTAEVSLAVTVATGTTIVVFLPLMLMSGNSTLSFFLTRIGMPVVVSLAASLLVALLFIPQLAARLPLNMSSHEPRLVRWGRQHAQGLLSFSLRHRGDASLVALLVLFSMSLPMQKVEKKGEGEGNVGEFQVILDMPAAYTLTDADSLVRRIERIIYAQEKRYRIRTVTSGFSRAWGQVHVWVENESGQSWYAYFFRAAGKKLGLVKQDWLSRDEALEDLRKRLPKVPGVEIRMGWNDFSEESGTTILVRGPDTNRLKELAEEVRRRLAFVDGVIDTELDAERGQEELVLELDRERLARHGLSGSQVAGTLRYALSGDQIGWLQRPDRDVSVLVRLAEDDRDQLHKVQELELAGPGGKVPLAQVATVRHGRSLGNVQRTQGQTFMRVKVFDQGGKDDAFQGRLRGALADLALPPGYSWSLGRGFDRFEEQEQQQNFALVLALAFVYLLMGMLFESYSLPLVVLGSVPFAFFGAWWTLFITGTPFDIMAGIGLIILVGVVVNNAIVLIDLVVRLRADGVPRDEALVEAVGKRYRPVMMTALTTVCGLIPMAVGNAALVGMPYAPMGRAMAGGLIASTFFTLVVVPLLYVWVDEARLWLAGLVRRARRVAPPSAG comes from the coding sequence GTGAACCTGCATCGCTGGCTGCCCGAGCTCTCCCTCAAGCGCCCGGTGACCGTGCTCATGCTCTTCCTGGCGCTGGGACTGCTGGGGGCCATCGCCCTGCAGCGCGTCTCCTATGAAATGATGCCCCAGGGTTTCTCTTCGCCCTACATGGGCTTCTGGGTGCCCTATCCCAACTCCACGCCGGAGGAGATCGAGGAGCGCATCGCGCGGCCCTTCGAGGACAACCTGCGCGCCGTGCACGGGATGAAATACCTGGAGAGCAACAGCCAGGCCCACGGCTGCTGGTTCTGGCTGCAGTTCCGCGAGGGCACGGACTTGAACCAGGCCTGGAGCCAGGTGCGGGACTGCATCGACCGCAGCCTGGCGGAGTCCAGCCTGGACATCGAGCGCGTGGTGCTGCGCCGGATGGGCATGGACGACGAGGAGGTCTACTGGTTGGGGATCAGCTCCAGCCTGGACCCGGCCCAGGCCCGCGCGCTGGTGGAGGAGAAGCTCCAGAAACCGATGGAGCGCCTGGACGGCGTGGCCAAGGTGGAACTCTGGGGCGCGGACCTGAAGGACGTGCTCATCGACCTGGACCTGCAGGCCCTGGGCGCCCACGGCGTCAGCGCCTGGCAATTGGTGCAGGCCCTCTCCCGCGACAACCTGGCGCTCTCGCTGGGCACCGTGCGCGAGGGCGACCGGCGGCTGGCCCTGCGCGCCGACGCCCGCTGGCGCAGCCTGGAGGAGATCGCCGACCTGCCGGTGCGCGTGGAGCAGCGCGTGCTACGGCTGGGGGACCTGGCCCACGTGCACCTGGACGTGCCGGAATCGGACTGGATCCAGCGCGTGGACCGGACGGGCGCGCTGATGCTGGGCGTCTCCCGCGAATCCACGGCCAACACCGAGCAGCTCTGCCGCCAGGTGGACGAGATCCTGGCGCAGGCCGGCGCCGATCCGGAACTGGCCGAGCTGCGGATCAGCCCGCTGTTCAGCCAGGGCCGCTACATCCGCGAGTCCATCGACAACCTGAAGGGCAGCGCGCTCTGGGGCGGACTGTTCGCCCTGCTGGTCCTCTACTTCTTCCTGCGGCGCTGGACACCCACCCTGTTGATCACGGCGGCCATCCCCTTTTGCATGCTGATCACCATCGCCAGCATTTACTTCGCCGGCTGGTCGCTGAACATCATCACCATGATGGGCATGATGATCGCGGTGGGCATGGTGGTGGACAACGCCATCGTGGTGATGGAGAGCATCGCCATCACCGATCCGCCGGATCCAGCCCGGGACGGGTCGGGGCGCGCGGGCCTGGCCAACCCGCGCCACGAGACCGTGGTGCGCGGCACGGCGGAAGTCAGTCTGGCGGTGACCGTGGCCACGGGCACGACCATCGTGGTCTTCCTGCCCCTGATGCTGATGAGCGGGAACAGTACGCTCTCCTTCTTCCTGACCCGGATCGGCATGCCCGTGGTGGTCTCGCTGGCCGCCTCGCTCTTGGTGGCCCTGCTCTTCATCCCCCAGCTGGCCGCGCGCCTGCCGCTGAACATGAGCAGCCACGAGCCCCGGCTGGTGCGCTGGGGCCGGCAGCACGCCCAGGGTCTGCTGAGCTTCTCCCTGCGCCACCGTGGCGACGCCAGCCTGGTGGCCCTGTTGGTGCTGTTCAGCATGTCCTTGCCGATGCAAAAAGTCGAAAAAAAGGGCGAGGGCGAAGGCAACGTGGGCGAGTTCCAGGTGATCCTCGACATGCCCGCCGCCTACACGCTGACGGACGCCGACAGCCTGGTGCGCCGCATCGAGCGGATCATCTACGCCCAGGAGAAGCGCTACCGCATCCGCACCGTGACCTCGGGCTTCAGCCGGGCCTGGGGCCAGGTGCACGTCTGGGTGGAGAACGAAAGCGGCCAGAGCTGGTACGCCTACTTCTTCCGCGCGGCGGGCAAGAAGCTGGGTCTCGTCAAACAGGACTGGCTCTCCCGGGACGAGGCGCTGGAGGATCTGCGCAAGCGGCTGCCCAAGGTTCCGGGAGTGGAGATTCGGATGGGCTGGAACGACTTCAGCGAGGAATCGGGCACCACGATTCTCGTGCGCGGCCCGGACACCAATCGTCTGAAGGAACTGGCCGAGGAGGTGCGGCGCCGGCTGGCCTTCGTGGATGGAGTCATCGACACCGAGCTGGACGCCGAGCGCGGACAGGAGGAGCTGGTGCTGGAGCTGGACCGCGAACGGCTGGCGCGCCACGGACTCAGCGGCAGCCAGGTGGCGGGCACGCTGCGCTACGCGCTCTCCGGCGACCAGATCGGCTGGCTGCAGCGCCCGGACCGCGACGTCTCCGTGCTGGTGCGGCTGGCGGAGGACGACCGCGACCAGCTGCACAAGGTTCAGGAACTGGAGCTGGCCGGCCCGGGGGGCAAGGTGCCGCTCGCGCAGGTGGCCACGGTGCGCCACGGCCGCAGCCTGGGCAACGTCCAGCGCACCCAGGGCCAGACCTTCATGCGCGTGAAGGTCTTCGACCAGGGCGGCAAGGACGACGCCTTCCAGGGGCGGCTGCGCGGGGCCTTGGCGGACCTGGCCCTGCCGCCGGGCTACAGCTGGAGCCTGGGGCGCGGCTTCGACCGCTTCGAGGAGCAGGAGCAACAGCAGAACTTCGCCCTGGTGCTGGCCCTGGCCTTCGTCTATCTGCTGATGGGCATGTTGTTCGAATCCTACAGCCTGCCCTTGGTGGTGCTGGGCAGCGTGCCTTTCGCCTTCTTCGGCGCCTGGTGGACGCTCTTCATCACCGGGACACCCTTCGACATCATGGCCGGCATCGGACTGATCATTCTGGTGGGTGTGGTGGTGAACAACGCCATCGTGCTCATCGACCTGGTGGTGCGCCTGCGCGCCGACGGCGTGCCCCGGGACGAGGCGCTGGTGGAGGCCGTGGGCAAGCGCTACCGGCCGGTGATGATGACCGCCCTGACCACGGTCTGCGGCCTGATCCCCATGGCCGTGGGCAACGCGGCCCTGGTGGGCATGCCCTACGCGCCCATGGGTCGCGCCATGGCCGGCGGTCTGATCGCCAGCACCTTCTTCACGCTGGTGGTGGTGCCCCTGCTCTACGTCTGGGTGGACGAGGCGCGCCTCTGGCTGGCGGGGCTGGTCCGGCGGGCGCGGCGGGTCGCGCCGCCCAGCGCCGGCTGA
- a CDS encoding N-acetyltransferase family protein, with amino-acid sequence MQVRSARPEDLAAITAIYNEQVLHGTATFDTEPRDAAAAREWLAAHGGTLHPVLVAEENGELAAWASLTAWSPRGAYARTVEASVFVAAEQRRRGLGRLLTVALEDAARRAGHRVILGRIEAGNAASLELFARAGYRTVGVMHQVGVKFGRHLDVVLVERILTEEEEG; translated from the coding sequence ATGCAGGTGCGAAGCGCCCGGCCGGAGGATCTGGCGGCGATCACGGCCATCTACAACGAGCAGGTCCTGCACGGCACGGCGACCTTCGACACGGAGCCGCGGGATGCCGCCGCGGCGCGGGAGTGGCTCGCCGCCCACGGCGGGACGCTTCATCCCGTGTTGGTGGCGGAAGAGAACGGGGAGCTGGCCGCCTGGGCCAGCCTGACGGCCTGGTCGCCCCGGGGGGCCTACGCCCGCACCGTGGAGGCTTCGGTCTTCGTCGCGGCCGAGCAGCGGCGCCGGGGCCTGGGGCGGTTGCTGACCGTTGCCCTGGAAGACGCGGCGCGCCGGGCCGGCCACCGGGTGATCCTGGGGCGCATCGAGGCCGGCAACGCCGCCAGCCTGGAGTTGTTCGCCCGGGCCGGCTACCGGACAGTGGGAGTGATGCATCAGGTGGGGGTGAAATTCGGCCGTCACCTGGATGTAGTGCTGGTGGAACGGATCTTGACGGAGGAGGAGGAAGGATGA
- a CDS encoding MerR family transcriptional regulator — MTPSTRPRHTIAAVALRTGLSQDLLRTWEKRHALVRPGRSESGRRLYSDQDVEFLLLVKGGLERGLRIGDLVPLDREALVRLTAPSAAAADPAADTAVLASRRPAGESQAAADPDPARRLASCLGRVDGCDAAGLWRELNRASVDLSLPALLDSLLVPLLRDVGEAWTEGRVRIGQEHLVTVAVRSLLEGLLRRRQAAPGAPRLLAGTPSGQRHELGALMAALLAGEAGWDAVYPGPDLPAEELAQLARRLGAQALALSLTPPVDATLALELARLRELLPPEITLLLGGGAVPLTPTGPGIRRLDSLAQLPIVLAALRRPVSPA; from the coding sequence ATGACGCCATCCACACGTCCCCGCCACACCATCGCCGCCGTCGCCCTGCGCACGGGCCTGTCCCAGGATCTGCTGCGCACGTGGGAGAAGCGCCACGCCCTGGTCCGCCCCGGCCGCAGCGAGAGCGGCCGGCGCCTCTACAGCGACCAGGACGTTGAGTTCCTGCTGCTGGTGAAGGGCGGGCTGGAGCGGGGCCTGCGCATCGGTGATCTGGTGCCCCTGGACCGCGAGGCCCTGGTGCGGTTGACGGCCCCGTCCGCCGCGGCGGCGGATCCCGCGGCGGACACGGCTGTCCTGGCGAGCCGCCGGCCGGCCGGGGAGAGCCAGGCGGCCGCGGACCCCGACCCGGCCCGCCGGTTGGCGAGCTGCCTGGGACGCGTGGACGGCTGCGACGCGGCGGGTTTGTGGCGGGAGCTAAACCGGGCCAGCGTGGATCTCAGTCTGCCGGCCCTGCTGGATTCCCTGCTGGTGCCGCTGTTGCGCGACGTGGGGGAGGCCTGGACGGAGGGGCGGGTGCGCATCGGCCAGGAGCATCTGGTCACCGTGGCGGTGCGCTCCCTGCTGGAAGGCCTGCTGCGCCGGCGCCAGGCGGCACCCGGCGCCCCGCGCCTGCTGGCCGGGACACCCAGCGGACAACGCCACGAACTGGGAGCTTTGATGGCCGCGCTCCTGGCCGGGGAAGCCGGCTGGGACGCCGTCTATCCGGGGCCGGACCTGCCGGCGGAGGAGTTGGCGCAGCTGGCCCGGCGGCTGGGCGCGCAGGCGCTGGCCCTGAGCCTGACTCCGCCCGTGGACGCCACGCTCGCGCTGGAGCTGGCCCGCCTGCGCGAACTGCTCCCGCCGGAGATCACGCTGCTTTTGGGAGGGGGCGCCGTGCCGCTGACCCCGACGGGCCCGGGCATCCGCCGGCTGGATAGTCTGGCGCAACTGCCCATCGTGCTGGCCGCCCTGCGTCGACCCGTCTCCCCCGCCTGA